CGTTGGCGTAGATGGGATTCCGACAGCTCTAACCACACAAGCTGCACAGCTCCCAAAGCCATCAATCGCTGGCGATGGGCTTGCTTAAGGGCTGAACAGGTGATGACGGTTTCGCGTTTCAGATCGATAGCCCGGCGTATATCATTTGCGATCGCATCTAGCCACTCCCGGCGATCACCGTCATTCAGGGGGGCTTGAGCAACCATTTTTTTGATATTAGCGGCGGTATGGCGACGATCGCCTTCTAAAAAATCACACTCTAACCGATTAGCCAATAAGCGGCCTATGGTGGTTTTACCTGAACCCGCAACTCCAATCATGATCCAAACAATAGGACTATCTGTGTTTGTCATAGGTCACAACAACTTTTACTGCCAACACTGGATTGATGATTCCTTGAAGTGACGATAGCCAAATCTTTCACTGCCTTACTAGTCATCTGTCTCGAATAGTTAACCTTGCACTCTCTAGAACATTGAGAATTGGAATGGATGATAAAGAAAGTTGAGTTCTCAAAGTCAGCTGCCCAAGATACGAAGAAATTTGCAACTTATAGGGATTAAAACTGATGTACCAAGATCGGTTAACATTTTCAGACTAATCCCTAAAAGCCCCCCTATGGAAAACTAATCGGTGATATGCAGAGCAATGACTCCTGAAGAAGCAATATTGAGCATCAGTTGATTTATTCAGATCGTTGAGCAACAGAAAGTCGTCAAAATCCGACGGATGTGGGGGCATCACTCATGATGGTGATGATCTATTTTTTGGGATTGGCCGAACCGCCGGATCTGAGCCAGCAACTCTGGTCGGGTCAAAATTCCTTGAGACGGACTGAAAAGCAGCACCAAAATAAATAGAGACGAAGACACCAACACAATCGATGGGCCAGAAGGAAGCTCCGTATAGTAGCTAAAGTAAACCCCTATAGTACTCACCACAGCCCCAAGTACAGCCCCTAACATCATCATCTGGTGTAATTCACGCACCAGTAGATAAGCCGACAAGGCTGGCCCTACTAGCATAGCAATCACCAGAACTACCCCCACTGCCTGCATACTGGCAATAATGGTCAGCGTTGTCACAGCCATCAGGCCCACATAAAGCGCATGAACAGGTAACCCCATGGCTTGGGCACCCGTGGAGTCAAAGGTATAAAGCAGCAGCTCTTTATAAGTCAACTTGATCACCGCCAAAATCAGCACGGTGATGCTTAGCGTGCGCAGAATATCTGAAGGTGTCGTAGCCAGGATATCGCCAAATAGCAAACTGTCTAAGTCAAACTTGTTTTTCAGGGTCGATAGCAGCGTAATGCCGAGGGCGAAAAACGTAGAAAACGTTAGGGCCATGGCTGAATCAGCTTTGATACGGGATTGCGATCGAATCCAGGTAATAAACAAAGCCCCAGCGATACCAGAACTAAAAGCCCCAATCATCAGGTCAATGCCCGTAAATGCCGCAATGGACAGCCCCGGCAATACACAGTGGGCAATCACATCCCCTAACAACGCCATCCGTTGAATAATCAGGTAGCTGCCCACAACAGGGCATAAAACACCTACCAGAATGCCGATAGCCAGGGCATGTCGGATAAATTCATACCCTAATGGTTCAAGAAACCACTCAAACATGTCTTGTTCTAACAGACGAAAGACTGATCACTGGGATGCGAATGCCCCAACACGCCCCGATAAGCCTGCTGCAAATTCTCAGGGGTCATCACCTTGGCTGGTAGACCATCTGCAATCAGCTGGCGGTTGAGGAGTAAGAGTCGATCGAGTTGAGACATAGACTCTCCCCAGTCATGGCTACTGACCAACAGAATTTTGCCTTGGGCTTTGAGGTTGGCAAAGACCTGGAACATTATGGCTTCCGTCGGTTGATCCACCCCATTAAAGGGTTCATCAAACAGGAAAATATCGGCCTCTTGGGCTAAGGCCCGAGCTAAAAAGACCCGCTGTTGCTGCCCGCCAGACAATTCACCAATGCGACGATGCCGCAGATCTAGCATTTCAACTTGTTCAAGGGCCGTTTTGACAATTTCTTTAGTGGCTCGACCTGGACTGCGAAACCAGCCCAACTTACGGGTCCGGGCCATCATCACCACGTTCCACACTGTAACCGGATAGTCCCAATCAATTTGTGATCGCTGGGGGACATAGGCCACCCGCTCTAGCTGATTGCACAGGGGACAGGTACAGAAGCTCACGTGGCCACTCACCGTGGGCACAAGTCCTAACATCGCTTTCATCATGGTGCTTTTACCTGCACCATTGGGACCGACAATCCCTACTAATTGGCCGGGCTCAATTTGGAAGCTAACATCATCTAACCCTCGCACCCCTCGATAATCGACGGCGAGTTGTTGGACCTTGAGCATACATACAATATGAGAATGATACTCATTACTATACCCGTTTCTTCCGAACTCAGGGCAGAAAGCAGTTGCAACCTGTGTAATTTGTCATAAAAGTTGATCAACGTTCATCCTGCTATTGCTGCTCAACCTCGTCTGAAAATAGAACCTTGATATCCATCTTTTCAATGGTATGATGGGGAATCTGAGTAAATTAATCTTGATTCCTTCAACGGAATTCACAAGCCTTACTCAAACAACCGGAGTATTTTCGACCTCAATATGATCAAACTCAGACTCAAGCGATACGGCAAAAAAAGAGCTGCTAGCTACCGAATCGTGGCCATGAATAGCCGCGACCGCAGAGATGGTCGTCCCTTGGAAGAATTGGGCTACTATAATCCCATCACCGATGAAACCCGCCTGCATGTAGATGCGATCGCAAAGCGTCTCAAAGAAGGTGCGCAGCCTACAGACACCGTACGTCGCATTTTGGAAAAAGCCAGCCTTTTAGAACCTGCCAAGGCCAAAGCCTAATTTTTAACTTATGCCTTCAACTTCTACTGCTAAGACTGATTACTCAGTTCTTGTTCGTTTTCTCGTAGAACCTTTTCTTGAAGCCTCTGAAACTTTGAGTATAGATTGCGAGACGAATGCCAGTGGTAGAGTTTGGATCCGTCTGGCATTTTCAGGAACAGATAAAGGGCGGGTTTTTGGTCGGGGTGGGCGGACCATCCAGGCGATGCGCACAGTGTTGGAGATGGCTGGCAAAGCAGCCAACCAAACAGTGTACCTAGAAGTGTTCAATGAAGGAGGGGCGGATAAACAGCCTTCTCGCCCCAAGAAGCCTCCTCAGAAACGACGCCGTTGAGTAAAAGTGTTACTCATCCAAAAATCTGTTTTTATCAGTAGCCTGACTTAAGAGCTACTGATTGTTTCCGCCATCAGACATTCTGATAGGTTTATTTCTCCCTATTCATTCCAAGCCATTATGGGACTGACGCTTCAGTTACCCAGCCCAGAAAGTGCAATTGCCCTAGCCGGAGAGCAGCAAGGAAATTTAAAGCTGTTTGCCCAACAAACTGGGGCCCAGCTGGTTTTGCGAGGACAAGAACTCCTCATTTCTGGAACGGATAAGCAAATAAAACTGTGTCAGCAGCTCATCTATTTATTAGAAGATGCTTGGCAGGCCGGGCAATCGATCTCGCCGGTAGATATTATGGCTGCTCGCCAGGTCCTCAACACCAAGCGCCAAGAAGAATGGCAAGATCTCCAGCAAGATATTTTAGCGACGACCCGTCGAGGGGAACAGATTCGTGCTAAAACGCTACGCCAGCGACAGTATATTCAATTCATTCGTAAATACACATTGACGTTTGGGATTGGTCCTGCAGGGACCGGGAAAACCTATTTGGCTGCCGTATTAGCTGTACAAGCGCTGCTATCCAATGAATATGAACGTTTAATTCTGACTCGTCCTGCTATAGAAGCAGGAGAAAAGCTAGGATTCTTGCCGGGAGATTTACAGCAAAAAGTGAATCCCTATTTACGGCCTCTCTATGATGCCCTCTATGAGTTGATTGAGGCGGAGCGGATTACCAGCTTGATGGAGCGAGGCATTATTGAAGTTGCCCCCCTTGCCTATATGCGAGGACGGACCCTAAACCGAGCCTTTGTCATTTTGGATGAGGCGCAAAACACAACGCCTGCTCAGATGAAAATGATGCTGACTAGGCTGGGCAAAGATTCACGGATGGTTGTTACGGGTGATGTTACCCAATCCGATCTACCCGTTAGCCAGACTTCAGGCTTGGCTGTTGCCCAAAAGATTTTGCAATCAATTGAAGGCATTGGTTTTTGTCACTTAGGCAAAGGCGACATTGTTCGCCACCCCTTAGTGTCTAAAATTATTGATGCTTATGAGCATTACGAGACTAAAAAATAATCTCATAATGCTCATAAGCAGAATCCTAGCTCGACTGCTAATCTTGCTGGGATTTTTGAGCAACGCACATTAAAGATAATGCTGCATCGGGAGAGAGTGGATCAATGCCCGATAAGCGTTGCCCTAAGCCATAGCGCCAGTGGGGAGACTTTCCTAGTACACCTTGTTGAATTTCTGCACCCACTGTTTGGTTATGAGGGAATAAACGGATCTGAAACCCTTTTGATTGAAGCGTCTGTGTAAAGAGTTCAGCTGTCACACCGTCACCGGGATGATGATGAATTTCAGTTTTCAAGGCAGTCAGTCTTTCTTCTGAGTCAATATGCAGACTTCTAAGAAAGAACCGATAAATAGGCAGCCGCATTTTGTAAAACATGAGGGCAAGACCTTGATAGTTCCAAGCTGAGCGTTGTGGATCATGGTCTACGATCAGAAGCCCACCTGGTTTAACCAGACGAGCCGCTTCAGCCAATACGGTCGGCATATCTTCACAATGATGCAGGGCCGCATTCAAAGCAACGATATCTGCAAATTCGGACACGAAGGGAAGATCATGAGCATCGGCTAAAACGGGGGTATAGCCGATCTGAGCTGCCATCTTGAGGGCACCTTCAGCAACATCTACCCCAATCATGGTGCGAGGAGAACCTCCGATCGAGGCATATAAGTTGCCAGGTCCACACCCAATATCTACGACAACTTTATTGTCCCAGCTGCCCATGACTGATAACCATCGATCCCGAAAGACCGGATCGCGGTGGCAGGCATCGAAATAGCTCTTTGCCCATTCTGGGTGACTGAAATAAACACTGTTTGCTTGTATCGCAGGACTGGCTTCAATCGGAGCGACCCAAATTCCATCACTGTTCTTAGTAATGGCTGCATGAGCACTAGAAAAAGGAAGTGTTGGGGAGGAAGATACTGCACTCAGAACCATGACTTTACGCTATTTGCGCTCCATTAAAGTAATTTAAGATTGACAAGCCAAAGAAGAAGTAATTATTGAAAATAATGATAAGAATTGAAGTAAATGTTCTTGAATTTGTTTGCAGATATCGAAGAAATTTACATCTGATTTTAAATATTTAACCGCGAGAAAAGAGTTAATTATGTGATCTATGTCACATGATTGCTGCGTTTGCAGCGCGATGGTTCAAAGCTAGTGCTTGCAATGCTTTATAGGTATATCTTTGGGAAGTTAGTCGTTGGTATTGATAACTTGACTTAGAAAAATTTTAGCAATAGCTAAGACTTTTCTAGAGATAAATACAATTAAATTATGAGCAGCATAGGTTTTAAGCTGATCTATTGGAATTCATCAGAGAATAAATTGAATTTGTGATTTTTGATACAAAAAAAATGGGTGTAACTATTTTTCTGTGGTGAAATATTGAAGGTGAGGTTGCTCAGAGTACAACATGCTTGATGGCATCTGTTCAGTGCAGAGTTTTGGGGATGGCTAACTCAGAACTATCAGCCAATCCCCAGATGCTCTTGAGCAGACACAACAGTGATTAGTTACTAATCCATCGTTGATAAAGCTTTTGGACAGCTCGGGTGACTGATTCCCGAAATTGGGGGGTATTGCTCGGATCGAGTTGTTGCAATTGGGTTAAAAATTTTGCTTCTTCTTGGGCCACTTCGCCATCGCTATAGATCAGGCCGCTTAAATCTTCTAAAAGCTGTTGATACGCAGATGATTTGGGTTTCTTCCCTAAATAATCTTCTACCCAGGCATAGCATTCTTCTTTGGAAACAGACCGTAATCCATAGAGCCAAGGACGTAGTTCTGGATCTTCTTCCACTCCTTTATCATGGGCAATTTTGCGCAGATAGACTTGTTCTGCTTGTTGTACCGTGCCATCTAGCCAGGCGACACCAATTAAGATCTTTAGGAGTTTGACAACTTTTGCAGGTTGAGTCATGGGTGAAGTCCTCACTGATAGATCGTAATGAAGAAGGCTTAGTTTTAGAAAAGCAGTTTGTTGGAGTTATGTCCATCCATTCCCTGAACAATATTAAATCCTCAACACCCTCTGTAAATTATGGGGTCTTTGTATTGCCTCAACCCTGGTCCTAGAGCTGAGAAGCAGCTAAGCTTTGGCCCTATAGTGGGGTTAAACTCGTACGCATTTGAAGTATGGATTATGCCTCTGAGCAGATTGCAGGTGTTGATGAAGTGGGGAGGGGGGCCTTGTTTGGCCCTGTTGTGGCTGCTGCTGTCATTCTCTCTGATGAGGCGATAGAACAGTTAGTTGCCCAAGGGATGACGGATAGCAAGAAACTATCGCCACGGCGTCGATTGTTAT
The Acaryochloris marina S15 genome window above contains:
- a CDS encoding gluconokinase, which produces MTNTDSPIVWIMIGVAGSGKTTIGRLLANRLECDFLEGDRRHTAANIKKMVAQAPLNDGDRREWLDAIANDIRRAIDLKRETVITCSALKQAHRQRLMALGAVQLVWLELSESHLRQRLTQRDNHYMQAELLASQLNTYEAIQTTESDILTVDATQPPAWVVEQIWRQALACYPHLKQVWWQR
- a CDS encoding metal ABC transporter permease — translated: MFEWFLEPLGYEFIRHALAIGILVGVLCPVVGSYLIIQRMALLGDVIAHCVLPGLSIAAFTGIDLMIGAFSSGIAGALFITWIRSQSRIKADSAMALTFSTFFALGITLLSTLKNKFDLDSLLFGDILATTPSDILRTLSITVLILAVIKLTYKELLLYTFDSTGAQAMGLPVHALYVGLMAVTTLTIIASMQAVGVVLVIAMLVGPALSAYLLVRELHQMMMLGAVLGAVVSTIGVYFSYYTELPSGPSIVLVSSSLFILVLLFSPSQGILTRPELLAQIRRFGQSQKIDHHHHE
- a CDS encoding metal ABC transporter ATP-binding protein, producing the protein MLKVQQLAVDYRGVRGLDDVSFQIEPGQLVGIVGPNGAGKSTMMKAMLGLVPTVSGHVSFCTCPLCNQLERVAYVPQRSQIDWDYPVTVWNVVMMARTRKLGWFRSPGRATKEIVKTALEQVEMLDLRHRRIGELSGGQQQRVFLARALAQEADIFLFDEPFNGVDQPTEAIMFQVFANLKAQGKILLVSSHDWGESMSQLDRLLLLNRQLIADGLPAKVMTPENLQQAYRGVLGHSHPSDQSFVC
- the rpsP gene encoding 30S ribosomal protein S16; this encodes MIKLRLKRYGKKRAASYRIVAMNSRDRRDGRPLEELGYYNPITDETRLHVDAIAKRLKEGAQPTDTVRRILEKASLLEPAKAKA
- a CDS encoding KH domain-containing protein; this encodes MPSTSTAKTDYSVLVRFLVEPFLEASETLSIDCETNASGRVWIRLAFSGTDKGRVFGRGGRTIQAMRTVLEMAGKAANQTVYLEVFNEGGADKQPSRPKKPPQKRRR
- a CDS encoding PhoH family protein; translated protein: MGLTLQLPSPESAIALAGEQQGNLKLFAQQTGAQLVLRGQELLISGTDKQIKLCQQLIYLLEDAWQAGQSISPVDIMAARQVLNTKRQEEWQDLQQDILATTRRGEQIRAKTLRQRQYIQFIRKYTLTFGIGPAGTGKTYLAAVLAVQALLSNEYERLILTRPAIEAGEKLGFLPGDLQQKVNPYLRPLYDALYELIEAERITSLMERGIIEVAPLAYMRGRTLNRAFVILDEAQNTTPAQMKMMLTRLGKDSRMVVTGDVTQSDLPVSQTSGLAVAQKILQSIEGIGFCHLGKGDIVRHPLVSKIIDAYEHYETKK
- a CDS encoding class I SAM-dependent methyltransferase, with the protein product MVLSAVSSSPTLPFSSAHAAITKNSDGIWVAPIEASPAIQANSVYFSHPEWAKSYFDACHRDPVFRDRWLSVMGSWDNKVVVDIGCGPGNLYASIGGSPRTMIGVDVAEGALKMAAQIGYTPVLADAHDLPFVSEFADIVALNAALHHCEDMPTVLAEAARLVKPGGLLIVDHDPQRSAWNYQGLALMFYKMRLPIYRFFLRSLHIDSEERLTALKTEIHHHPGDGVTAELFTQTLQSKGFQIRLFPHNQTVGAEIQQGVLGKSPHWRYGLGQRLSGIDPLSPDAALSLMCVAQKSQQD
- a CDS encoding TerB family tellurite resistance protein, producing MTQPAKVVKLLKILIGVAWLDGTVQQAEQVYLRKIAHDKGVEEDPELRPWLYGLRSVSKEECYAWVEDYLGKKPKSSAYQQLLEDLSGLIYSDGEVAQEEAKFLTQLQQLDPSNTPQFRESVTRAVQKLYQRWISN